CCATGTTGCTGTCGGTATTGGTCCTAAAACTTTTATAATAGGGTCAATCCAATAACGGGCTTTTTTACTGTATCCGCAGGTAATGCCAGTAATAAGGCCTGTAATAACACCGCTGAAATATCCGCAGAACAATAATTTTAAAGTGGAAACTGCGCTTTCCATAAGATAGTTCCGGTCTGAAATCATAATATTTAAAATGTCATTTACCCAGGGGAGAAAAGGATATTGTAATATTCCTGTTTTTAATGTCAAATAATCGTATACTGCAAGCAATAAAAAAAGCACTGAATATAAAGGCGCCTTATACCGAAGCTTATTAAAGAGTTTCTTTTTATTGCCGCTTAATCCGAAAATGCTTGCAGTCCAAAATACGCTGTAGAGTAAAATCAAAACAGCCAGAAAATAAACATAAGTCATGGGATTACTATTTTTTCTGATATTGGGAACAATCCAGTATTCTAAAACAGCAACTGCTCCTGAAAGAATGGGAAGGACTGAGATGATGATGTCCAATATTTTTTGAAAGGGTGTTTTCTCGACTTGCTCCATTTCTATAAGCTGCTCTTTG
This is a stretch of genomic DNA from Anaeropeptidivorans aminofermentans. It encodes these proteins:
- a CDS encoding ABC transporter permease, encoding MSKIEVLRTQLTKEQLIEMEQVEKTPFQKILDIIISVLPILSGAVAVLEYWIVPNIRKNSNPMTYVYFLAVLILLYSVFWTASIFGLSGNKKKLFNKLRYKAPLYSVLFLLLAVYDYLTLKTGILQYPFLPWVNDILNIMISDRNYLMESAVSTLKLLFCGYFSGVITGLITGITCGYSKKARYWIDPIIKVLGPIPTATWIPLVMVLASTLFRGSVFIIALGVWFSVTVASMTGIANVELPYFEAAKTLGASERQLVFHVAIPYAVPNIIQGMIQGMSSACTALMIAEMLGVESGLGWYIIWAKSWAMYNKMFAALIVICLIFITVTKTLNIIKKKVLRWQEGMVM